The following are encoded together in the Pedobacter sp. D749 genome:
- a CDS encoding aldehyde dehydrogenase family protein, with product MTTDIQSILNKLGVKAVNSAYSTGSHWGGESNTDTLESFSPVDGKLIASAKVAGKADYDAVVVKAQAAFADWRTVPAPKRGEIIRQFGDALREHKDALGTLVSYEMGKSLQEGFGEVQEMIDICDFAVGLSRQLYGLTMHSERPNHRMYEQWHPLGIVGIISAFNFPVAVWSWNTALALICGNVCIWKPSEKTPLTAIACQHIIAKVFKDNDIAEGVCNLVLGDREVGELMTNDGRIPLISATGSTRMGKAVGAAVGARLGKSLLELGGNNAIIISEHADLDMSLIGAVFGAVGTAGQRCTSTRRLIIHESVYDAFTAKLVKAYGQLRIGDPLDQNNHVGPLIDTDAVAAYLDSIAKCKAEGGTFVVEGGVLSGDAYTSGCYVKPCIAEVQNDFKIVQHETFAPILYLIKYKTLEDAIALQNAVPQGLSSAIMTLNLREAEQFLSAKGSDCGIANVNIGTSGAEIGGAFGGEKETGGGRESGSDAWRAYMRRQTNTINYSNTLPLAQGIKFDL from the coding sequence ATGACTACAGATATTCAATCCATTTTAAATAAGTTGGGCGTAAAAGCGGTCAATTCAGCCTATAGTACAGGTAGCCATTGGGGAGGCGAATCGAATACAGATACACTAGAAAGTTTTTCTCCTGTTGATGGTAAACTGATTGCTTCGGCAAAAGTTGCAGGCAAAGCAGACTATGATGCGGTTGTTGTAAAGGCACAAGCAGCTTTTGCGGATTGGCGTACGGTTCCTGCTCCAAAAAGAGGCGAAATTATTCGCCAGTTTGGCGATGCTTTACGTGAGCATAAAGACGCCTTGGGTACTTTGGTTTCTTACGAAATGGGAAAAAGTTTACAGGAAGGATTTGGTGAAGTGCAGGAAATGATCGATATCTGCGATTTTGCAGTGGGTTTATCGAGGCAGCTTTATGGCTTAACGATGCATAGCGAACGCCCGAACCACCGTATGTACGAACAATGGCATCCATTGGGAATTGTAGGAATTATTTCCGCCTTTAATTTCCCTGTAGCCGTTTGGAGCTGGAACACTGCTTTGGCTTTGATTTGTGGTAATGTTTGCATCTGGAAACCTTCAGAAAAAACACCCTTAACCGCCATTGCCTGTCAACATATTATTGCAAAGGTTTTTAAAGATAACGATATCGCCGAAGGGGTTTGCAACCTGGTTTTAGGCGATAGGGAAGTTGGCGAACTCATGACAAATGATGGCCGTATTCCTTTAATTTCTGCCACCGGATCGACACGCATGGGCAAGGCAGTTGGAGCTGCTGTTGGGGCGCGGTTAGGAAAAAGCTTGTTGGAGCTTGGCGGTAATAATGCCATTATTATTTCAGAACATGCCGATTTAGACATGAGTTTAATTGGTGCTGTATTTGGTGCGGTTGGTACCGCAGGCCAGCGTTGCACTTCTACCAGAAGGTTAATTATCCACGAAAGCGTATATGATGCTTTTACCGCTAAACTGGTTAAAGCTTACGGACAGTTGCGTATTGGTGATCCTTTAGATCAAAATAACCACGTAGGCCCGCTAATTGATACCGATGCGGTTGCAGCCTACTTAGATTCGATTGCTAAATGTAAGGCCGAAGGCGGTACTTTTGTGGTAGAGGGCGGCGTTTTATCTGGTGATGCCTACACAAGCGGGTGTTATGTAAAGCCATGCATTGCGGAGGTTCAGAATGATTTCAAGATTGTTCAACACGAAACATTTGCGCCAATTTTATACTTAATTAAATACAAAACATTAGAGGACGCCATTGCCTTACAAAACGCTGTTCCCCAGGGATTATCTTCGGCCATTATGACCTTGAATTTAAGAGAGGCAGAGCAATTTTTATCGGCCAAAGGATCTGACTGTGGTATCGCAAATGTAAATATTGGTACTTCAGGCGCAGAAATTGGCGGTGCTTTTGGCGGCGAGAAAGAAACAGGTGGTGGTAGGGAAAGTGGCTCAGATGCCTGGAGAGCTTATATGCGCAGGCAAACCAATACCATCAATTATTCGAATACACTACCTTTAGCGCAGGGGATAAAATTTGATTTGTAA
- a CDS encoding TlpA disulfide reductase family protein produces MKKALLFLITICITTLVSAQQYVINAQITGFESGTKFYLNDPELDTDIDSAIIENNVLNFKGKLRKTPQSLWVKTTVANEFYYFTLLMGNEKINVKGDIKDLPFDLKITGSKTQDMHNKMINLTKASIKQRNKLVADYFALTDDSAKLKAKAIWKVIGKIDSTDKITRMNFVRQNLNSFEALDALFYLKNDFPRDTIRKFYNSLHSDFKNTLYAKRIDTYLKVGEIIDKGDSFYNFNAFDKDGKKHSLSEVSGKYILLDFSSTFCGPCIASIPELKEISQKLRDNLSVVSFSCDAGKETWLKGLNRDQTKWLSLWDGKGFYGETIIKYGISGYPTFVLINPHGKIVSKWSGYEEGALFNKVLGQISTKSN; encoded by the coding sequence ATGAAAAAGGCGCTTTTATTCCTCATTACAATCTGCATCACTACTCTGGTTTCTGCGCAGCAATATGTTATTAATGCACAAATCACTGGTTTTGAAAGTGGAACTAAGTTTTACTTAAACGATCCGGAGCTTGATACCGACATTGATAGTGCCATCATCGAAAACAACGTTTTAAATTTCAAAGGCAAGCTTAGGAAAACGCCTCAATCGCTATGGGTAAAAACAACTGTAGCAAATGAGTTTTATTACTTTACCTTACTAATGGGAAATGAAAAAATTAATGTGAAGGGAGACATTAAGGATTTGCCTTTTGATCTGAAGATAACGGGATCAAAAACCCAGGATATGCATAATAAAATGATAAACTTGACTAAAGCAAGTATTAAGCAACGGAATAAATTAGTAGCAGACTACTTTGCCCTGACTGATGATAGCGCTAAATTAAAGGCTAAAGCAATATGGAAGGTTATTGGGAAAATAGATAGTACAGATAAGATTACGAGAATGAATTTTGTAAGGCAGAATTTAAATAGTTTTGAAGCGCTTGATGCTCTTTTTTATCTTAAAAATGATTTTCCAAGAGATACAATACGTAAATTTTATAATTCTCTTCATTCAGATTTTAAAAATACGTTATATGCAAAAAGAATTGATACGTATTTAAAGGTTGGAGAGATTATCGATAAAGGAGATAGTTTTTACAATTTTAATGCTTTCGATAAAGACGGGAAGAAACATTCTTTATCTGAAGTATCTGGCAAATATATATTACTAGATTTTTCATCTACATTCTGTGGCCCTTGTATTGCTTCTATTCCAGAGCTAAAGGAGATCTCTCAAAAACTCCGTGATAATCTATCAGTAGTCTCCTTTTCATGCGATGCCGGGAAAGAAACCTGGCTGAAAGGCTTAAATAGAGACCAAACAAAATGGCTAAGCCTCTGGGACGGGAAAGGATTTTATGGTGAAACAATCATCAAATATGGTATATCAGGTTACCCTACTTTTGTACTCATCAATCCACATGGAAAAATCGTCTCCAAATGGTCAGGCTATGAAGAGGGAGCGCTATTTAATAAAGTTCTTGGACAGATCTCTACAAAATCCAATTAA
- a CDS encoding TraB/GumN family protein, with amino-acid sequence MKNFKLLLIALLGLALSLNAQTKKATNTLLWEISGNGLKKPSYLFGTYHLISAKFADTMKVLQEKLKSVDAVVGEIVMDSSTQSKMVPFLIMKDNTLDHLLTKAEFKEVEDYFKTKQPGFELEQMNKFKPAMISIMMVLFESPDILNGISEGIDDSFQKYARKNGKSLYGLETAEYQGALLFDSDLQKQKKVLLKSIREADKSIQQMEELKTNYIAQDIDKLTNFFKIQDEETKEFMTELLKNRNKRWLDQLPALMQNQSLFIAVGAGHLVGVEGLIKGLQLKGYILQPVATN; translated from the coding sequence ATGAAAAACTTTAAATTATTACTCATCGCCCTTTTAGGGTTGGCACTCAGCCTTAACGCACAAACTAAAAAGGCTACTAACACCCTGCTGTGGGAAATTTCCGGTAACGGATTAAAAAAGCCTTCCTATTTGTTTGGCACCTATCATTTAATCAGTGCAAAATTTGCCGATACCATGAAGGTTTTACAAGAAAAATTGAAATCGGTTGATGCAGTAGTTGGCGAAATTGTAATGGATAGTAGTACGCAATCTAAAATGGTCCCGTTTTTAATAATGAAAGATAATACGCTGGATCATTTATTAACAAAGGCAGAATTTAAAGAGGTCGAAGATTATTTTAAAACCAAACAACCAGGTTTTGAACTAGAGCAGATGAATAAGTTTAAACCTGCAATGATCTCGATAATGATGGTGCTTTTTGAAAGTCCCGATATTTTAAATGGTATAAGCGAAGGGATAGATGACAGTTTTCAGAAATATGCCAGGAAAAACGGAAAGTCATTATATGGTTTGGAAACTGCCGAATATCAGGGTGCACTTTTGTTTGATAGCGATCTGCAAAAACAAAAAAAAGTATTGCTAAAATCAATTAGGGAAGCGGATAAAAGCATACAACAAATGGAGGAACTGAAAACTAATTATATTGCCCAGGATATCGATAAATTAACCAATTTTTTCAAAATACAGGATGAGGAAACCAAAGAATTTATGACCGAATTGTTGAAAAACCGGAATAAAAGATGGTTAGATCAATTACCTGCCTTAATGCAAAATCAGTCGTTGTTTATAGCTGTTGGAGCGGGTCATTTAGTAGGTGTCGAGGGTTTAATAAAAGGGCTACAGCTTAAAGGTTACATTTTGCAGCCTGTAGCGACCAATTAA
- a CDS encoding M1 family metallopeptidase, whose product MNKKIIVCSMMLASALMANPLFAQEQPAEKSNNLNIYRVTATKVNDLVHTKLDVSFDYAKRYLNGKEWVTLKPHFYATDSLTLDAQGMDIKTVALVGAKGNTPLKYVYKDNKLYITLNKKYTNTEKYTVYIAYTAKPDELKVKGSAAITDAKGLYFINPDGTDKNKPTQIWTQGETESSSAWFPTIDKPDQKTTEEISITVKSKYTTLSNGKLVSQKANADGTRTDNWKMDLPHSPYLFMMAVGEFKITKDTYKGKEVNYYLEPKYAPYAKQIFGKTPEMMRFYSNLLGVDYPWNKYAQVVARDYVSGAMENTTATLHGEQVQKTDRELLDENEEGTIAHELFHQWFGDYVTAESWSNLTMNESFATFGEVIWHGHDAGQDAEDKSRYEKLQSYLGSTKKGESPVLARFYYNDKEDMFDNISYAKGSIILYALKNQMGDEAFYKSLNRYLTTNAFKNGETHQLRLAMEDVTGKDWSPYFNQWYYNGGHPVLSIDYGYENGKATIKVKQTQDSSVQTFTLPVKIDIYAGGKKIRKEILINSREQNFSFEVSSKPDLIDFDVDKILVGETNDNKTAENYYFQYKNAPSYANRIEALQFIMQSKANSGQQVLLEGLKDKSADLRALSIDGINLEDAQIKAAALPVLLQIAKTDKNTEARSAAIVKLAATSDQAYKTLVLESLKDRSYKVIAAGIDGLAKLAPQETIPAIASLDEDTRAHIAPSIASLYINEPKDDYQAFYDNIMLTGDRTKVFGVVGQYFQYLRANTNPAVTEQGITNISKAIERLKLQAYLNKQLAGAYTATAQGKAKQAAAASGEAKAKLDKQAELFKKGAADLEKE is encoded by the coding sequence ATGAATAAAAAAATTATTGTCTGTAGTATGATGCTGGCTTCGGCCTTAATGGCTAATCCACTTTTTGCACAGGAACAGCCTGCAGAAAAATCGAACAACTTAAATATTTACCGTGTAACTGCAACCAAAGTTAATGATCTGGTACATACCAAACTTGATGTATCTTTTGATTATGCTAAGCGATACCTGAACGGTAAAGAATGGGTTACTTTAAAACCTCATTTTTATGCTACAGACTCTTTAACCCTTGATGCACAGGGTATGGATATTAAAACCGTTGCATTGGTTGGCGCAAAAGGAAATACTCCGCTTAAATATGTTTATAAAGATAATAAGCTGTATATCACCTTAAATAAAAAGTACACCAATACCGAAAAGTACACGGTGTATATCGCCTACACCGCTAAACCAGATGAATTAAAAGTAAAAGGAAGTGCGGCTATAACCGATGCAAAAGGTTTGTATTTTATCAATCCGGATGGTACCGATAAAAATAAGCCAACACAGATCTGGACACAGGGTGAAACGGAATCATCTTCGGCATGGTTTCCCACTATTGATAAGCCTGATCAGAAAACGACCGAAGAGATTTCGATAACCGTAAAATCGAAATATACAACGCTTTCTAACGGAAAATTGGTGAGCCAGAAAGCCAATGCAGATGGAACAAGAACCGATAACTGGAAAATGGATTTGCCACATTCGCCATATTTGTTTATGATGGCAGTGGGCGAATTCAAAATCACAAAAGATACTTATAAAGGCAAGGAAGTAAATTATTACCTGGAGCCAAAATACGCACCTTACGCCAAACAGATTTTTGGTAAAACCCCTGAGATGATGCGGTTTTACAGCAATTTGTTAGGTGTGGATTATCCATGGAACAAATATGCACAAGTGGTGGCAAGAGATTATGTTTCAGGCGCGATGGAAAATACTACTGCTACTTTGCACGGCGAACAGGTACAAAAAACCGATAGGGAGTTATTGGATGAAAATGAAGAAGGAACAATTGCACACGAACTTTTTCACCAGTGGTTTGGCGATTACGTAACGGCCGAATCTTGGTCTAACTTAACCATGAACGAATCTTTCGCCACCTTTGGCGAGGTAATCTGGCATGGGCACGATGCAGGTCAGGATGCGGAAGATAAATCGCGTTACGAAAAACTACAATCTTACCTCGGTTCGACTAAAAAAGGCGAAAGCCCGGTTTTAGCCCGCTTCTATTATAATGATAAGGAAGATATGTTCGATAATATCAGCTATGCCAAAGGATCTATTATTTTGTATGCCTTAAAAAATCAGATGGGTGATGAGGCTTTCTACAAATCGCTTAACCGTTACCTCACTACCAATGCCTTTAAAAACGGCGAAACCCATCAATTGCGCTTAGCGATGGAAGATGTTACCGGAAAAGATTGGAGCCCTTATTTTAATCAATGGTATTACAATGGTGGTCACCCGGTTTTAAGTATCGATTATGGTTACGAAAACGGCAAGGCAACAATTAAAGTTAAACAAACACAGGATTCGAGCGTGCAGACCTTTACGTTGCCTGTAAAAATTGATATTTACGCAGGAGGTAAAAAAATCAGGAAAGAGATTCTGATTAATAGCCGTGAGCAAAATTTTAGCTTTGAAGTGAGTTCCAAACCCGATTTAATCGATTTTGACGTGGATAAAATTTTGGTTGGCGAAACCAACGACAATAAAACCGCAGAAAACTATTATTTCCAGTACAAAAATGCACCAAGTTATGCCAATAGAATTGAAGCCTTACAATTCATTATGCAAAGCAAAGCCAACAGCGGTCAACAGGTGTTGTTAGAAGGTTTAAAGGATAAATCTGCAGATTTACGCGCTTTAAGTATAGATGGTATTAACTTAGAAGATGCTCAGATTAAAGCAGCAGCTTTGCCGGTTTTACTTCAGATCGCCAAAACAGATAAAAATACCGAAGCAAGATCAGCTGCAATTGTGAAACTAGCTGCAACCAGCGATCAGGCTTATAAAACTTTAGTGTTGGAAAGTTTGAAAGATAGATCGTACAAAGTAATTGCTGCGGGTATTGATGGCCTGGCCAAACTGGCACCGCAGGAAACCATTCCAGCCATAGCATCGTTAGATGAAGATACAAGAGCACATATTGCACCTTCAATTGCATCCTTATACATCAACGAACCAAAGGATGATTATCAGGCATTTTACGATAACATTATGCTTACAGGCGATAGGACTAAAGTTTTTGGCGTAGTTGGTCAGTATTTTCAGTATCTGAGAGCCAACACCAACCCTGCGGTTACTGAGCAAGGTATAACGAACATTAGTAAGGCCATTGAAAGATTAAAATTACAAGCCTATTTAAACAAGCAATTGGCCGGTGCTTATACTGCAACTGCACAGGGCAAAGCGAAACAGGCAGCTGCTGCAAGCGGAGAAGCAAAAGCAAAATTGGACAAACAAGCTGAATTATTTAAAAAAGGTGCAGCAGATTTAGAGAAAGAATAA
- a CDS encoding tetratricopeptide repeat protein, whose translation MEEEFFFESNEDAQRSVERYEEMLRNQDQYFFDAGAFEYIVDFYIEKNDPVKALQVVDFAISQHPYATVFLIKQAHLYILTNNNENAFIALQKAELLEPSEPDIYLLRGNIFQNTERFDEALENYEKALGLAESTDEILLQMAYVYQSMSDYESAITYIKLSLEQNMENQDGLYELAFCYDVLDKQEESIKFYQQYIDTDPYSYAAWYNLGNSFHKLNLFEKAIDAYDYAILIKEDFSSAYFNKGNALVQLDKYDEAIEVYKQTFEYEPPNADTYCAIGECCEKLEKMDEARSYYKKSVKMDPKMADAWFGIGVTLNFEERYFESLHFYKKAIDLEAENPDFWFAMADAYYKLGQIDESIEAYEKVLEYNPLDIEAWLDFSTVLYEQGKLLEASETMAEAIKNNPEAAELYYRMVAYLFAQGNYSDALGYLETALTTDPEKHYILFEYLPQLQDNSAILTVINRYIR comes from the coding sequence ATGGAAGAAGAATTCTTTTTTGAATCCAACGAAGATGCACAACGCTCGGTTGAACGTTACGAAGAGATGCTCCGGAACCAGGATCAGTATTTCTTCGATGCAGGGGCTTTCGAATACATTGTAGATTTCTACATTGAGAAAAATGATCCGGTCAAAGCTTTGCAGGTAGTTGATTTTGCAATCAGTCAACACCCCTATGCAACAGTATTTTTAATTAAACAGGCTCATCTTTACATCTTAACCAATAACAACGAAAATGCTTTTATTGCCTTACAAAAGGCTGAGCTTTTAGAACCGTCTGAACCAGATATTTATTTGCTTCGCGGTAATATTTTCCAAAATACCGAACGTTTTGACGAGGCTTTGGAAAATTATGAAAAAGCTTTGGGACTGGCCGAGAGTACGGATGAGATTTTATTACAGATGGCTTATGTTTACCAGAGCATGAGCGATTATGAAAGCGCCATTACCTATATTAAGCTTAGTTTAGAGCAGAATATGGAGAATCAGGATGGTTTATATGAGTTGGCTTTCTGTTATGATGTACTAGATAAACAAGAAGAAAGTATTAAGTTTTACCAGCAATATATCGATACTGATCCGTATTCTTATGCCGCCTGGTATAATTTGGGCAATAGTTTCCACAAGTTGAACCTTTTTGAAAAAGCGATTGACGCTTATGATTATGCAATATTAATCAAAGAAGATTTCAGTTCAGCTTATTTTAACAAAGGAAATGCGCTTGTACAGCTGGATAAATACGATGAGGCGATAGAGGTTTATAAACAGACTTTCGAATATGAACCGCCTAATGCCGATACTTATTGTGCTATTGGCGAATGTTGCGAGAAACTGGAAAAAATGGACGAAGCCCGTTCTTACTATAAAAAATCGGTAAAAATGGATCCTAAAATGGCAGATGCCTGGTTTGGGATCGGTGTTACGCTGAACTTTGAAGAACGTTATTTCGAATCGTTGCACTTTTATAAAAAGGCGATTGATTTAGAGGCCGAGAACCCTGATTTCTGGTTTGCCATGGCCGATGCTTATTATAAATTAGGCCAGATTGATGAATCGATCGAAGCGTACGAAAAGGTATTGGAGTATAATCCTTTGGATATTGAAGCCTGGTTAGATTTTAGTACTGTGCTTTACGAGCAGGGAAAATTACTGGAAGCATCGGAAACAATGGCAGAGGCGATTAAGAATAATCCGGAAGCAGCAGAACTGTATTACCGAATGGTAGCCTATCTTTTTGCCCAGGGGAATTATAGCGATGCACTTGGATATTTGGAAACGGCTTTAACAACCGACCCGGAAAAACACTATATTCTATTTGAATATTTACCGCAATTGCAGGATAATAGTGCCATTTTGACCGTTATAAACAGATATATAAGGTAA
- a CDS encoding phosphosulfolactate synthase, translating to MNYPLLNVPERPAKPRQKGLTMVMDKGLSLRQVEDFIEVAGVHTDIVKLGWATSHVTPKLKEKLALYKSAGIPTYFGGTLFEAFIIRNQFSDYQRVLDQYGMEYAEVSDGSIEIEHDKKCEFIRELSKQVTVISEVGSKDAAKIFAPYKWIKLMNAEIEAGSWKVIAEAREGGNVGIYRGSGEVREGLVDEILTQIPEETIIWEAPQKEQQVWFIKLIGSNVNLGNIAPAEVIPLETIRLGLRGDTFDFFLNQVK from the coding sequence ATGAATTATCCATTATTAAACGTTCCCGAACGTCCAGCTAAACCACGCCAAAAAGGCTTAACAATGGTTATGGATAAGGGATTAAGCCTGCGCCAGGTTGAAGATTTTATTGAAGTTGCCGGCGTACATACAGACATCGTAAAATTAGGTTGGGCAACATCACACGTAACACCGAAGCTTAAAGAAAAATTAGCTTTATATAAAAGTGCAGGCATTCCTACCTATTTCGGTGGAACATTATTTGAAGCCTTTATTATCCGTAACCAGTTTTCAGATTATCAACGTGTTTTAGATCAATACGGGATGGAATACGCAGAAGTTTCTGATGGTTCTATCGAAATTGAGCACGATAAAAAATGTGAGTTTATCCGCGAACTGTCTAAACAGGTAACTGTGATTTCTGAAGTTGGCAGTAAAGATGCTGCTAAGATATTTGCGCCATATAAGTGGATTAAATTAATGAACGCTGAAATTGAGGCAGGTTCCTGGAAAGTAATTGCTGAAGCCCGCGAAGGTGGTAATGTAGGTATTTACCGTGGAAGCGGCGAAGTTAGGGAAGGATTGGTTGATGAAATTTTAACCCAGATTCCTGAAGAAACCATTATTTGGGAAGCCCCTCAAAAAGAACAGCAGGTTTGGTTTATTAAATTAATTGGTAGCAACGTAAACCTTGGTAATATTGCCCCGGCGGAAGTAATTCCTTTAGAAACCATTCGTTTAGGATTACGTGGAGACACTTTCGACTTTTTCCTGAACCAGGTAAAATAA
- a CDS encoding shikimate dehydrogenase, producing MKTYGLIGYPLSHSFSKKYFTEKFQNEGIADHQYELFPIADIKSLPDLLDGNPSLCGLNVTIPHKVNVLCYLNEVDEAAEKIGAVNCISIKTFEGATYLKGYNTDAYGFEESLKPLLKPQHTKALVFGDGGAAKAVKYVLEKLNIQYQVVVRTAVHGAILYSEITAEILASHQLLINTTPLGMSPNVDTFPEIDYSLLGSEYLAYDLVYNPLETAFLAKAAESGAAIKNGLEMLYKQAEKAWAIWNK from the coding sequence ATGAAAACATACGGCTTAATCGGGTACCCGCTTTCTCATTCTTTCTCGAAAAAATATTTTACAGAAAAATTTCAAAATGAGGGCATAGCCGATCATCAATACGAGCTTTTCCCTATTGCCGATATTAAATCACTGCCCGATCTGCTAGATGGAAATCCATCACTTTGTGGTCTTAACGTTACGATTCCGCATAAAGTTAATGTACTTTGTTATTTAAACGAAGTAGATGAAGCTGCAGAAAAAATTGGTGCTGTAAATTGTATTTCAATCAAAACCTTTGAAGGTGCAACCTATTTAAAAGGCTATAATACCGATGCGTATGGCTTTGAAGAATCGCTAAAGCCATTGTTAAAGCCGCAACACACAAAAGCACTTGTTTTTGGCGATGGTGGCGCGGCTAAAGCTGTAAAATATGTTTTAGAAAAGTTAAATATCCAATATCAGGTGGTGGTCCGGACAGCTGTTCATGGTGCTATTCTATATTCAGAAATTACAGCAGAGATTTTAGCCTCACACCAGTTATTGATCAATACCACCCCACTCGGAATGTCGCCAAATGTAGATACCTTTCCAGAAATTGATTACAGTTTGCTTGGGTCTGAGTATTTAGCTTACGATTTAGTGTATAATCCACTGGAGACTGCATTTTTGGCTAAAGCTGCCGAAAGTGGCGCGGCAATTAAAAACGGTTTGGAAATGCTGTACAAACAAGCAGAAAAAGCCTGGGCAATCTGGAATAAATAA
- a CDS encoding gliding motility lipoprotein GldD produces MKLKQLICVPFVLLLFITACQNHDYSPKPKAYFRIIFPKKDYITFTKPVPFTFKYPTYAAVEQDQSRDAQKNWYNLHFKQFNGFLHLTYYDVSGKVEYDEMVEDARKLAFKHTIKASAIDQKIINFPDHKVYGIYYAIEGNTASSVQFFLTDSARHYFRGALYFNERPQYDSIEPVVKFIKKDIDTLISTFRWKN; encoded by the coding sequence ATGAAACTTAAACAACTGATCTGTGTTCCATTTGTACTGCTTTTATTTATAACAGCTTGCCAGAACCATGATTATAGTCCGAAGCCAAAAGCTTATTTCAGGATTATTTTTCCTAAAAAGGACTACATCACATTTACCAAACCTGTTCCCTTTACATTCAAATACCCGACATATGCTGCGGTAGAGCAGGATCAAAGCCGTGATGCCCAAAAAAACTGGTACAATTTACACTTTAAACAGTTTAATGGCTTTTTGCATTTAACCTATTACGATGTTTCAGGTAAAGTCGAATATGACGAAATGGTAGAAGACGCACGAAAACTTGCCTTTAAACATACGATAAAAGCAAGCGCAATTGATCAAAAAATTATTAATTTTCCTGATCACAAAGTTTATGGTATTTATTACGCCATTGAAGGAAATACGGCTTCATCCGTCCAGTTTTTTTTAACCGATAGTGCCAGGCATTATTTTAGAGGAGCTTTATATTTTAATGAACGCCCACAATACGATTCCATCGAACCTGTTGTTAAATTTATTAAAAAGGATATCGATACGCTGATTTCTACTTTTAGGTGGAAAAATTAA